From the Labilithrix sp. genome, the window TCCTCGTAGATCGCCCACACGAGCCGGCGCACGAGGTGGAACACGAGCGGATGCGCGACGAGGAGGCGCTCGAAGTCGGCGCCCGACCACCGTCGCTCCGTGCACATCGCGCGCTCGAGGCGCAGGATCTGGCTGCTCGCGACCGCCTTCGCGTCCTTCTTGAGCGCCTTCCACGTCGCGGTCGCCTCCGCGGCGGCGGCCTTGTCGTCGCTCGCCTTCGGCTTCGGCAGGTCGGCGCTCTTCCTCTTCGTCTCGTCGACGACGAACGGGACGAGGTCCTCGCCCCAGCCCACGCGGAAGCTGCGCGCGCCGAACGACAGCACGCGCGAGCCGTCGGGATCGAGATCGAGCGCCGGCGCGATGCGGTCCGCGAGCTCGTCGCGGGTGAGGCCGCGCGCGTCGGCGATGTCCTCGATCTTCTCGCGCGCCTTCTCCTGCAGCCCCTTGAACTTGAGCTTCTCCGCGATCGCGTCGAGGTGCATCAGCGCGACGTCGGTCCCGATCTCGGCGAGGACGTCGAGCCCCTTCACCGCGCGCGCGTGCGCCGACTCGCCGGGCCACGCGCGGACGAACGGCGTGAGGCGCCGCGCGGCCTCGTCGCCGCCGAGGTGTCCGAGCGCGGTCATCATCCAGTCCTCCGGCGCCGGGGCGCCGTTCGTGAGCCACGTCTCGAAGAGCGCCCACGCGAAGCGCGCGAGCGACGCGCCGGTGCACGCGGCGATCACGTCGGCGAGGAGCGGATGCGCGTCGCGCGGCTCGCTCAGCGCGAGGAGGGTGAGGAGGTGCCGGACCGCGGTCTCGGGGAGCCGGCGGGAGGCCGCGCGCAGCACGACGGGCGGGAGCGCCTTCGGATCGAGCCAGGCGGGGAGCGGCGCGATCTTCGGCGGCGGTCCGTCCCAGGCGAGGATCGCGTCGAGCGCAGCGAGCACGCGCGGCTCCTTCGCCGCCGCCGCGCGCACGGCCGCCTCGTCGACGGCGGCGAGCACCTTCACCGCGGGCGCGTGGGTCTTCTGCGTCCGCTTCGAGAGCGCAGCGGGCAAGAGGCCGTGCGCGGAGGCGGCGGGGTACTTCGCGAAGTACGCGACCGCCTTCGGGCGCGCCTTCTTCGAGCGCGCGGCCGCGGCGGCGACGGCGACGGCGGCGCGAGGGGACTCGACCATCGAGAGCGCCTCGGCCGCGCCGGGGCCGTTCGCCTTCGCGACGTTCAAGACGAGCGGGAGCGCGTCGAGGCCGAAGCGCGCGAGCGCGTAGCGGAGATCGGCGACCTCCACCGTGGCGAGGCTCATCTCGTCGAAGCTCGCCGCGTCGATGACGACCTGCCGCGCGGCGGCGTCGCTCATCAGCTCGAGCCACGATCCGATGTGGCGGCGCGAGAGCCCGTCGAGCATCGAGCGCGCGGCGAGGTCCATCGCGGCGCTCTTGGGCTCGAGCTTCGCGGTGGCGGCGAACCACGACTTCACCGACGCGCCGGCGACGACGGGCGTCCGGCTCGCCTTCGCCATCTCTTCGTCGATGCGCTCCGGCCCGAACGGCAGCGTGATGCCCTCGATGATCGGCGGCGGCTTCGGCGGGGTCGCGAGCCACGGCGGCTCGACCAGCACGCGCGGGAGCTCGGCCGCGTCCGCCGCGGGCATCGCCTCGGTCGCCGGGGCGGGCGCGGCGCCGAGGACCTTCAAAAGCGATTCAGCGAAAATAATGTTTTTACCTCTTGAAGCGACGATGCCTTTCAGCACCGGCAGCGCGAGGTCGGGGCGGCGCGTGAAGAAGTCGCGCGCGACGGCGTCGACGCCCTTCTTGTGGAGCCAGCCGCCGAAGACGCGCGCCGTCTCGGCGTGCTCGAGCGTCGCGAGCACGGTCGCGACCGCGACCTCGGCGTCGCGGCTCCCGGCCTCTTCGAGCTGCTTCACGAGGAGCGGCGTCGCGGCGAGCCCGATCCGCTCGACGGCGAGGGCGTTCTTGAAGGTCCAGTCGAGCCCGAAGCGCGCGGCGAGCCCTTCGAGGGTCTTCGGATCGTCGACGAGGCGGAAGAGGACCTTCGCGTCGTATCCGACCTGATCGCGCGGGAGCGCGAGCACCTCCGCCGCGTCCTCGTTCGCGAGCGCGGCGTCGTCGACCGCGGTCGCGAGCCCGATCCGCACCGTGAGCGGCGCGCCGGCGCGGAGCTTCACCGCCGCCGCGCGCATCGCCGCGCGCTCGGCGGGCTCGAGCGCGCGGCAGTGACGCGCGAGCACCTCCGCGACGTCCGTCTTCGCGCCGCACACGCTCGAGTCCCAGCTCCGCTCCGGCGCCACGCGCGTCACCCAGGTCGGCATCGCGTCGCGCGCCCCCGACGAGTCGTAGTGGCGATAGTAGCTCCACATGCGCGACAGGACGTCGAGCGCGACCGCGGGCCCGCCGAGCGCGAGCCAGCGTTCGACCCACGCCGCGCGATGGTCGTCGTCGTACCCCGCGAGCGTGCAGCCCGCCGCTTCGACGTCGGGATCGATCGTCGCCGGCAGCGGCTCTTCGGCGTACCCGGCCTCGAGCTTCGCGCGGACGTCGGCCGTCTCGCTCGCCTCCCACTTCAGCTTCGCCTTCTCCCAGAGCGGCATCGCCGCCCGCACCCGCTCCGCGATGACGACCCCCGCCCCGGTCGCGGAAGGGACGATCGCCTTCGCCGCCTCGCCACGCTGCTTCTCGAGGATCGCCTTCGCCGCGGGAGTCCAGAAGACGCGATCGCCCGCAGCTTCCCCCTTCGACGACAGGGGCGCGCCGAGCGGCGGAGCGGGCGCGGACGGCGCGGGCGCGGGTGATGCGGGCGGTGGCGCGACCTCCTTGTAGCCCTTCTTCGTCTTTTCGCGGATCAGCTTCTCCATCTCCGCGGTTGCGGCGGGGGGTGCGGCGAAGTCCTTTCGCTGCGTCTGGCCCTTCGTGCCGATCTTGCCGAACGAGACGTGCAGGGTCTTGCCGTCTTCGATGGCGACCTGCCAGAACTTGTTCGACGTGCCCTCGCTCAGCTCGAAGCGCCGCATCCGCCCAGGCTATGCCGTGATGGCTTCACGCGTCAGCTCCGTCCGGATCGCGAGATCGAGCCATGCGCGCGCGGCGGCGGCGGGGTCTGCGAGCGCGGACCGCAGCGCGAGGAGCCGGTGCTCGAGGCCGACGAGGCCGCGACCCGCCGCCGTGCGCGCGGCCTCCTCCGTCCGATCGGCGAAGCCACGTCCGAGATGCGCGAGCCCGTCGTGGAGCGACTCCTCGAGCACCGCGCCTGCGCGCTCCACCGCGATCTCGAGCTCCGTGCGCGTCGCCGCCGCCGCGCGTGGGAGACGCTCGAGCAGCGCGGGCGCCTCTTCCAGATCGGGTACGACGACGCGATCGGTGACGACCGCGGTCGGATCGAGCATCAGTCCGTGCGGACCGAACGATGCTTCGCCCGCGATGAAGCGTGGCCCGGCTTCGAGCGCGCGCGCGAGGACGTCGAGCGCGGCGGGCGCCGCGCGCGAGTGACGGCGCACGATCGGAATGCCGCTCGCGATCGCGATCAGCTCCTCGTCGCCGGGGCGGTACGCGACCGCGGTCACCTCCACGTCCGCGAGGACGACGAGGCCTTCCGCGAGCACCGGCGGCCGCAAGAGCCGCGGCGGTCGCCGAGCGAGGCGCTCCGCCAGCGTGTCGCGGCCACGCACGAGCAACGACGACGGGAGCGTCTCCCAATCGCCGGTCGACGGGGCGACCGAAGACTGCACGCCGCGTCGTTCGCGCAGCGTGAGCGCGTGGCTCGCGTGACGCGTCGCCGCGCGCGTGACGAGCTGGCCCGCCGCGAGCGCGCCGAGCTTCACGCCCGTCGCGACGCTCCGGCTCGCGAGCGCGGGGCCCGCGAGCGCCGGTCCCTCGCGCGGCGCTTCGAACGTTCGCTCGAGCGCGGAGACCGCGCCGGTCGACGCCTCCGCGAGGTACACCGAAGCGACGCGGCGCTCCCCGTCCGCGACGACGCGCGCGCCGAGCGAGACGAGCCGCACGCGATCGAGCGGCGTCTCCTCCGCTTCGTCGCTCCCGAACAAGCGCCGCGCCGGGAGCTCGCCTCGCTCCGCCGCCGCGCGCGACCGCGCCGCGAGGCTCGCGAGGAGGAAGACGAGATCGCCGGTCCGATACCGCGCGCTCCGGGCGCGGTACGCCGCGAGCAACGCCGCGACCCGCTCCACGATCACACGCAGCCACACGAGCCGCTCCCGCGCGAGCGCCTCGCTCACACGCACGAACCACGCCTCCTCCTCCGGCACGCCCACCACCCCACCGACAAGAACCCGCTCGACCAACGCAAGCGCCTCGCCGACGTGAAGCGCCCCCGACGCCGCCTCGCCGGGCGGAAGCGGCCGCGCCGCCTCGCCGGGCGGAAGCGGCCGCGCGTCTCCCGACGCGGCGTCCGCGTGAGTGGCGCCGTGTTTCGAGGTTCGTGAAGTCGGCATTGGTCGGGGCGCGTCGAGGTCGATGGTGCATGGCGGCTCGCGGCCGAGGTGTGCGGCTTCGCGGAAGGCGCGCACCGCGAGGAGCATGTGCGCGCATGGCTTCGCGGCGGTGCAGTCGCATTGCGCGTAGTCGAGGCGCTCCGGGACCAGGAAGCGGACCGTCGTCGTCGGGAGGCGCGCCGCGCTCGGCTCGAGCTCGATGACGATGCCCTTCTTCGCGAGCGTGTCCGCGCGCTTGCGAACGGCCGGCGAGAACGCGGCGTCGTCGAACGACGCCGGTGACCACGCGCGCGCGCTCGCCGGCGCGCTCGCGGCGTAGGCCAGCGCGAGCGCGACGCGGTGGCGGCAGACCGCGCTCGCGCCGCAGGTGCACTCTGCGCCAGTGAACGGCTTGTCCGGCGGGAGCGTCGTCACGACGCCGTCGGCGAACGTCGCGGTGACCGCCCCGCCGCTCTCGGCGAGCACGGGACCCTTGCCCGCCTCGATCTCGCGCTGCGCCCGCTTCACGAGGCCGAGGTTCGCGAGCGCCGCGATCGCCTCCGGCGTCAGCGCGCGAAGGTCGCCGCGGCTCATGGTTGGATCGCCCTCGCGACGAAGTCGACGAGCTCTCCCGGCGTCATCGCGCCGACGTGCGCGCCCGCGTTCACGAGGCGCTGCGCGAGGTCCTTGTCGTAGGCAGGCCGCGCCTCCTCGTCGAGCGCGGCGAGACCGAGCACGGTGACGCCCTGCTCCGCGAGCGCCCGCACCCGCGCGACGAGGACCTCCGCGTCTCCACCTTCGTAGAAGTCGCTGACGACCGCGACGATCGCGCGCCGCGGCGACTCCACGAGCGACGCGGCGTACGCGACCGCCTTGCCGATGTCCGTGCCGCCGCCGAGCTGCACGCGCATCAGGACCTCGACCGGATCGGTGACCGACTCGGTCAGGTCGACGACCTTCGTGTCGAAGATGCAGAGGTGCGTCTTCACGCCGGGCAGCCCCCAGAGGCACGCCGCGGTGACGGCGGCGTGGATCACCGAGCCGAGCATGCTGCCGCTCTCGTCGACGAGGAGGATCACCTGCCACCTCTCGCAGCTCCGCCGCGTGTGCGAGTGGAAGAGCGGCGCGTCGATGCCGAGGCGCCTCCGCGCGCGGTCCCAGCGCCGGAGGTTGCTCTTGATCGTCCGCTTCGCGTCGAACGCGCGCGCGAGCTTGACGCGGGAAGGCCGGCGCGCGCGCGCCCCGGTGAAGGCGGAGCGCACCTTCCGCGCGAGCTTCTCCATGAGGCGCGCGATGACCTTCGCCGCGAGGTCGCGCGCGAGCCCGAGCAGCTCCGCGTTCATCAGGTGCTTCGTGCGGAGCACCGCCTTCAAGAGCGTCGTGCTCGGCTCCACGCGCTGGAGCACCTCCGCGTTCGTGACGATCTCGTGGATCTGGTAGCGCTCCACCGCGTCGCGCTCGAGCCGCTCGATCGTCTCGCGCGGGAAGAGCCGGTGCACCTCGTCGAGCCACTCCGGCACCGTGAGCTGCGAAGCCCCGTCGCCGCCCGCGCGGCTCCGGACGTCCCGCTCCGCCCGATCGCGATCGCGCTCGTAGAGCCACGCGAGCGCGGCGTCGCAGGCCGCGTCGTCGCCGCCGAGCTCGCCGCCCGCGCCGAGCCCGTCGCCCGCCGCCGCGCCGAGCATGAGCCGCCAGCGTACGAGCGCCTCGCTCACGACTCCGCTCCGTCGCCGAGGCCATAGCGCCGCGCGAGCGCGGTGACCGCGGCGTCGACCTCGAGCCCGCGCACGACCACGGCGGCAGAGACGTCGAGCCGCGTGAGGCTCCGCGCCGGCGTCTCGAGAGAGAGAGAGAGAGGCGAACGAAGCGAATGGAGCGAGAGCACCGCGCGCGCGATCGCCTCCTTCTCGCGCGGCGGGAACCACTCGAACGCCATCCGCAGCGACGGGATCGCGCGCAAGAAGTCCGCGCGATCCATCCGCCCGACGAGGTCGTCGACGACGCGGAGGAGCTCCTCCGATCGCCCCATCTCCTCGCGCGCGAGGGCGAACAACCCGGCGAGGAAATCGCCGAGCGTCTCCGGCCGCCCCATCCTCCCGACCGCCGCGACGACGCTCTCGCTCCGCGCGCCGAACCCGAACGCCGCGCCGCGCAGCGCCGCCGGGGCGTCCGGATCCACCGCGCGTCGCGCCATCACCGCCTCCGCGAGCGCGGGATCGAGACCGAGCGAGGCGCCGCGCCGCGCGAGCGCGTCGCGGAGCGCGAGGACGGCGCGGATCTCCCCTTCCCCCGCCGCGCCCGCGACGCCTTCGCACAGCCAGAGCCCGCGCTCGTACGCCGCCGCGATCGCCGCCCCGATCAGCGGCGCGCCCTCGGCGCCGAAGAGGACGTCGTGCGCGTGGAGCGCGACCAGCGCCGCGAGCCCCGCCCCGAGATCGGCGAACGATCGCTCGACGTCGATCGCGGCGCGGACCTCCGCCGCGACGCGGAGCGCGAGCGCGTCGATCCCGATCCGCGCCGCGGCCTCGAGCACGCGCACGAGCGCCGCCATCCCGCGCGCCCCGGCGGCGTGGTCTTCGAGCCGCGCCGCCGCCGCCGACTCGAGCGACGCTCCCCACGCCGCGGCCTCGATCAGCGCCGCCTCCGCGTCGAGGGAACGCGCGACGCTCCACTCCTCGACGAGGACGGAGCGCCTGCGCGCGAGCGCGACGCCGGGGATCGCGAGCACACGAAGGCGATG encodes:
- a CDS encoding DUF4132 domain-containing protein, coding for MRRFELSEGTSNKFWQVAIEDGKTLHVSFGKIGTKGQTQRKDFAAPPAATAEMEKLIREKTKKGYKEVAPPPASPAPAPSAPAPPLGAPLSSKGEAAGDRVFWTPAAKAILEKQRGEAAKAIVPSATGAGVVIAERVRAAMPLWEKAKLKWEASETADVRAKLEAGYAEEPLPATIDPDVEAAGCTLAGYDDDHRAAWVERWLALGGPAVALDVLSRMWSYYRHYDSSGARDAMPTWVTRVAPERSWDSSVCGAKTDVAEVLARHCRALEPAERAAMRAAAVKLRAGAPLTVRIGLATAVDDAALANEDAAEVLALPRDQVGYDAKVLFRLVDDPKTLEGLAARFGLDWTFKNALAVERIGLAATPLLVKQLEEAGSRDAEVAVATVLATLEHAETARVFGGWLHKKGVDAVARDFFTRRPDLALPVLKGIVASRGKNIIFAESLLKVLGAAPAPATEAMPAADAAELPRVLVEPPWLATPPKPPPIIEGITLPFGPERIDEEMAKASRTPVVAGASVKSWFAATAKLEPKSAAMDLAARSMLDGLSRRHIGSWLELMSDAAARQVVIDAASFDEMSLATVEVADLRYALARFGLDALPLVLNVAKANGPGAAEALSMVESPRAAVAVAAAAARSKKARPKAVAYFAKYPAASAHGLLPAALSKRTQKTHAPAVKVLAAVDEAAVRAAAAKEPRVLAALDAILAWDGPPPKIAPLPAWLDPKALPPVVLRAASRRLPETAVRHLLTLLALSEPRDAHPLLADVIAACTGASLARFAWALFETWLTNGAPAPEDWMMTALGHLGGDEAARRLTPFVRAWPGESAHARAVKGLDVLAEIGTDVALMHLDAIAEKLKFKGLQEKAREKIEDIADARGLTRDELADRIAPALDLDPDGSRVLSFGARSFRVGWGEDLVPFVVDETKRKSADLPKPKASDDKAAAAEATATWKALKKDAKAVASSQILRLERAMCTERRWSGADFERLLVAHPLVFHLVRRLVWAIYEEDAVTKTFRVAEDRTLADVNDDPFSLAGDAVVGLPHRLVLADADLRAWGEVFGNYEIIQPFAQLDREVFAVTEPERAAKELARVKGVEVPTGKVLGLEQRGWKKGVPQDAGWIWDVEKELPRGLRATLPLEGDGGLLAGAMAESPPEQKLGAVVVRGRDGVVALGDLPRIVFSELVRDLEGLRA
- a CDS encoding VWA domain-containing protein codes for the protein MLGAAAGDGLGAGGELGGDDAACDAALAWLYERDRDRAERDVRSRAGGDGASQLTVPEWLDEVHRLFPRETIERLERDAVERYQIHEIVTNAEVLQRVEPSTTLLKAVLRTKHLMNAELLGLARDLAAKVIARLMEKLARKVRSAFTGARARRPSRVKLARAFDAKRTIKSNLRRWDRARRRLGIDAPLFHSHTRRSCERWQVILLVDESGSMLGSVIHAAVTAACLWGLPGVKTHLCIFDTKVVDLTESVTDPVEVLMRVQLGGGTDIGKAVAYAASLVESPRRAIVAVVSDFYEGGDAEVLVARVRALAEQGVTVLGLAALDEEARPAYDKDLAQRLVNAGAHVGAMTPGELVDFVARAIQP